The following proteins are co-located in the Microcystis wesenbergii NRERC-220 genome:
- a CDS encoding ABC transporter permease → MEMLENLKMAFSALMGNKLRSGLTMLGIAIGNASVIALVGVGEGAQKVALEQFEALGPNVLFVSTSSRNVRRTIPNPRPLTYEDAQAIASQVPAIAAISPELSGKRILSFGNRTSNSPLIGVGAEYLNVRNRQLSKGRFIMESDLKRDNRVIVLGSELAKNLFGNRNPVGENLRIGNLGFQVIGILQAKGSLFEANQDDRALIPLTTMSNQVLGRNSIFGIPLTHISVLAKNSAQIKAAQFQISNLLQMRHQVSDENYVQVFLQTTVLEMAKETNDSLTRMLASIASISLFVGGIGVMNIMLVSVTERTQEIGLRKALGAKEGDIKGQFLIESVILATTGGIIGIFVGIQGMYLAGIFAALTTSVSIPAIILALGVSSAIGLIFGVVPAHRAAKLDPIVALRRL, encoded by the coding sequence ATGGAAATGCTCGAAAACCTGAAAATGGCTTTTTCCGCTTTGATGGGCAATAAACTGCGTAGTGGTCTGACTATGCTGGGAATTGCTATCGGTAACGCCTCCGTCATTGCCCTAGTGGGAGTGGGTGAAGGAGCGCAAAAAGTCGCCCTCGAGCAGTTTGAAGCCCTCGGTCCGAATGTTTTATTTGTTTCCACCTCCTCGCGCAATGTCCGGCGGACAATTCCTAATCCCCGGCCCCTCACCTACGAAGATGCTCAAGCGATCGCATCTCAAGTTCCCGCCATTGCCGCCATTTCTCCCGAATTGAGCGGTAAAAGAATCTTATCCTTCGGTAATAGAACCAGTAATAGCCCCCTGATTGGGGTGGGAGCCGAGTACCTAAACGTGCGTAACCGTCAACTATCTAAAGGTAGATTTATTATGGAATCTGACCTGAAACGGGATAATCGCGTGATTGTCTTGGGATCGGAATTAGCCAAAAATCTCTTTGGTAATCGCAATCCCGTCGGCGAAAATCTTCGCATCGGCAATCTTGGTTTTCAAGTGATTGGAATTTTACAGGCGAAAGGCTCCTTATTTGAGGCTAATCAGGACGATCGAGCTTTAATTCCCCTAACTACCATGTCTAATCAGGTTTTAGGGCGCAATTCTATCTTTGGCATTCCCCTGACTCATATTTCTGTCTTGGCGAAAAACTCTGCCCAAATTAAAGCCGCCCAGTTTCAGATTAGCAACCTGCTGCAAATGCGTCATCAGGTCAGCGACGAGAATTATGTGCAGGTTTTCCTCCAAACCACAGTCTTAGAAATGGCCAAAGAGACTAACGATAGTTTAACTAGAATGTTAGCCTCGATCGCCAGTATTTCCCTTTTTGTTGGGGGAATCGGCGTAATGAATATTATGCTCGTGTCAGTCACGGAAAGAACCCAAGAAATCGGGTTAAGAAAGGCTTTAGGAGCCAAAGAAGGGGATATAAAAGGTCAATTTCTCATTGAATCGGTGATTTTAGCCACCACTGGCGGAATTATCGGGATTTTTGTCGGCATTCAAGGAATGTATCTAGCGGGAATTTTTGCCGCTTTAACCACCAGTGTCTCAATCCCTGCGATAATTCTCGCTTTAGGAGTTTCTAGTGCCATCGGTCTGATTTTCGGTGTTGTTCCCGCTCATCGTGCCGCTAAATTAGACCCAATCGTTGCTTTGAGAAGATTATAA
- a CDS encoding glucose-6-phosphate isomerase — MDNLQLWQRYQDWLYYHPNLELYLDVSRIPFDEAFLKGLEAKFERAFQDMAALEQGAIANPDEQRMVGHYWLRAPELAPNQELRDEITEPIAQIKEFVKKIHSGAIKPPNRAKFSHILCVGIGGSALGPQFVGSALSPLNPPLEIAFIDNTDPKGIDRTLAHLPLATTLVIVTSKSGGTPEARNGMLEVRNAYEKQDLDFPPHAVAVTMPGSQLDKYAQDWLTRFPMQDWVGGRTSELSAVGLLPAALQGIDIDEMLAGAKEMDIATRVHNLKKNPSALLALAWYHEGNGKGEKDMVILPYKDSLYLFSRYLQQLVMESLGKEKDLDGNKVYQGIAVYGNKGSTDQHAYVQQLREGIPNFFATFIEVLKDRQGDSMEVETGSTAGDFLSGLLQGTRQALYENSRHSITITIPEVTPRQVGALIALYERAVSFYASLVNINAYHQPGVEAGKKAAASILDLQRKIVQVVRETGTALDLTTLAAKIGSSDQVEAIYKIVRHLHANQRSLTITGDLSKPETIQISTR, encoded by the coding sequence ATGGATAATCTGCAACTCTGGCAACGTTACCAAGATTGGTTATACTATCACCCTAACCTAGAACTTTATCTCGATGTCAGTCGGATTCCCTTCGATGAGGCTTTTCTCAAAGGTCTAGAAGCAAAATTTGAGCGTGCTTTCCAAGATATGGCAGCTTTAGAACAGGGTGCGATCGCCAATCCCGACGAACAGCGTATGGTCGGCCACTACTGGCTGCGCGCTCCTGAACTCGCTCCTAACCAGGAATTGCGGGACGAAATCACCGAACCAATAGCACAGATCAAAGAATTTGTCAAAAAAATTCACTCCGGAGCGATTAAGCCGCCCAATCGGGCAAAATTTAGCCATATCCTCTGTGTCGGCATCGGGGGGTCTGCTTTGGGTCCCCAATTCGTCGGTTCGGCTCTATCCCCCCTTAATCCCCCCTTAGAGATTGCTTTTATTGATAATACCGACCCTAAAGGCATCGATCGCACCCTAGCCCATTTACCCCTAGCTACCACCCTGGTTATCGTCACCAGTAAATCCGGCGGCACTCCCGAAGCGAGAAACGGAATGTTAGAAGTCCGCAACGCTTACGAAAAACAAGATTTAGACTTTCCGCCACACGCGGTCGCCGTCACTATGCCGGGTAGCCAACTGGACAAATACGCCCAAGATTGGCTAACTCGTTTCCCCATGCAGGATTGGGTCGGTGGTCGTACATCAGAACTATCCGCCGTCGGTCTTCTCCCGGCCGCTTTGCAGGGTATCGACATCGATGAAATGTTAGCCGGGGCCAAAGAAATGGACATCGCCACCCGCGTCCATAACCTGAAAAAAAATCCTAGCGCCCTACTTGCTCTAGCTTGGTATCATGAGGGCAATGGCAAGGGAGAGAAAGATATGGTGATTCTGCCCTACAAAGACAGTCTCTATCTCTTTAGCCGCTATCTGCAACAATTGGTCATGGAGTCCCTCGGTAAAGAAAAAGACCTCGATGGTAATAAGGTGTACCAAGGGATCGCCGTCTATGGTAACAAAGGTTCCACGGACCAACACGCCTACGTCCAACAATTACGCGAAGGTATTCCCAATTTCTTCGCCACTTTTATTGAAGTGTTAAAAGACCGACAAGGAGATTCCATGGAAGTGGAAACTGGCTCCACTGCTGGCGATTTCCTCTCAGGATTACTGCAAGGTACTCGACAAGCTTTATACGAAAATAGTCGTCACTCTATCACTATCACTATCCCAGAGGTTACTCCCCGTCAGGTGGGGGCCTTGATCGCCCTCTACGAACGGGCCGTTAGTTTCTATGCTAGTTTAGTTAACATTAACGCCTACCATCAACCCGGGGTAGAAGCAGGGAAAAAAGCCGCCGCTTCTATTCTGGATTTACAAAGAAAAATCGTGCAAGTTGTTCGGGAAACGGGAACTGCTCTCGACCTAACCACACTAGCGGCCAAAATCGGCTCTAGTGACCAAGTTGAGGCTATCTATAAAATCGTCCGTCATCTCCACGCTAATCAGCGCAGTTTAACTATTACCGGCGATTTAAGCAAACCGGAAACGATCCAAATCTCTACCCGCTAA
- the dusB gene encoding tRNA dihydrouridine synthase DusB translates to MAIYSSPLKIGNLEVHSRVLQSPLSGVTDLVFRRLVRRFAPDSMLYTEMVNATEISQLQELPQLMVIGDKEQPISMQLFDCRPDFMAVAAEKAVKEGAMTIDINMGCPVNKITKKGGGSSLLRQPEIAEQIVREVVGAVSVPVTVKTRLGWNAQEINIIDFARRLQDAGAQMLTLHARTREQGYHGPADWQWIKRVKEVLSIPVIANGDIVSVEAAINCLEFTRADGVMCSRGTLGYPYLVGEIDYYLKTGKKLPKPTSIDLLSLAKEHLQGLWLYKGQRGIWQARKHLAWYCQNFTGAAVWRDRFSRIESLAEGCDLIDRAIAQLNLENENIYR, encoded by the coding sequence ATGGCTATCTACTCATCCCCCCTCAAAATCGGTAACTTAGAAGTGCATAGCCGCGTCTTGCAATCACCTTTATCCGGTGTCACCGATTTAGTGTTTCGGCGCTTGGTGAGACGCTTTGCTCCTGATTCCATGCTCTATACCGAGATGGTTAATGCGACAGAAATCTCCCAGCTGCAAGAGTTACCGCAATTAATGGTTATCGGGGACAAAGAACAACCCATTAGTATGCAATTATTTGATTGCCGTCCCGATTTTATGGCTGTGGCGGCGGAAAAAGCGGTTAAAGAAGGAGCGATGACCATCGATATTAATATGGGTTGTCCAGTTAATAAAATTACTAAAAAAGGCGGCGGTTCTTCGCTTTTACGACAGCCAGAAATTGCCGAGCAAATTGTTAGGGAAGTGGTGGGAGCGGTATCGGTGCCAGTAACGGTGAAAACTCGCTTGGGATGGAACGCTCAGGAGATTAATATTATCGATTTTGCCCGTCGTTTGCAAGATGCGGGAGCGCAAATGTTGACCCTGCACGCACGCACTAGGGAACAGGGTTATCACGGGCCGGCCGATTGGCAATGGATTAAACGGGTGAAGGAGGTTTTATCAATTCCTGTCATTGCTAATGGTGATATCGTTTCTGTGGAAGCGGCGATTAATTGTTTGGAATTTACCCGGGCCGATGGGGTGATGTGTTCGCGGGGAACCCTCGGTTATCCCTATTTGGTGGGGGAAATCGATTATTACCTCAAAACAGGCAAAAAGTTGCCGAAACCCACCTCTATTGACCTGTTAAGCCTAGCTAAAGAGCATTTACAGGGGCTATGGCTATACAAGGGACAACGCGGTATTTGGCAAGCCCGGAAACATTTGGCTTGGTATTGTCAGAATTTTACCGGTGCGGCGGTTTGGCGCGATCGGTTTTCGCGGATTGAATCCCTGGCGGAGGGCTGTGATTTAATTGATAGAGCTATTGCCCAATTAAACCTTGAAAACGAGAATATTTACAGATAA
- a CDS encoding ParE family toxin-like protein — MKSARTKRFRQLFLSLPQRVQETAKKNYEIWQENPFHPSLEFKEVKPREKIWSVRVGIGWRALGIKKSDEEKIVWFWVGSHSEYDKILGKN; from the coding sequence ATGAAGTCAGCCAGAACCAAGAGGTTTCGTCAACTTTTTCTCAGTTTGCCGCAAAGGGTACAAGAAACAGCCAAGAAAAATTACGAGATTTGGCAAGAAAATCCATTTCACCCCAGCCTAGAGTTCAAAGAGGTGAAACCAAGAGAAAAAATCTGGTCAGTCAGAGTCGGCATTGGATGGCGAGCATTAGGGATTAAGAAGTCAGACGAAGAAAAGATAGTTTGGTTCTGGGTTGGTTCACACTCCGAGTATGACAAGATTCTAGGTAAGAATTAG
- a CDS encoding S-layer homology domain-containing protein yields the protein MITLLGILAACSGNPVLENRLAADPNLQTNPIPENSPNNKQLPANFPAEIPRYSQSELLSVQTNPDNTGGQTRWQSNDPSNAIEAFYQQELVNNNWEIITPFSGEGVNSTLTARRDNLELTITITATSPNTEYSLDYRPTGTPIASPSPSPSPSPLPNLNPTSFNDLESLPNPLKSHIQDLARLGVLTGNNNQFNPNDTITRREFARWLLRANNAIYANVAGKQIRLATPNSSPAFSDVKNNDPDYIYIQGLAEAGLIPSPLTGDSSALLFRPNAPLTREDLIAWKVPLDIRKALPSANLDTIKNTWGFQDTNKINPQLVRALYADFQNAEQANIRRVFGFTTLFQPKRPVTRAEAAATLWYFGFQGDGVSAADAVQGQDTQQSGVN from the coding sequence ATGATCACCCTGCTGGGCATTTTAGCAGCCTGTAGTGGCAATCCTGTCCTAGAAAATCGTCTGGCTGCCGATCCTAATCTACAAACAAATCCCATACCAGAAAACTCTCCTAATAACAAGCAATTACCCGCAAATTTTCCCGCAGAAATTCCTCGATATAGTCAATCAGAATTATTATCCGTGCAGACAAATCCCGATAATACCGGTGGACAAACCCGTTGGCAATCCAACGATCCCAGCAATGCGATCGAGGCTTTTTATCAACAGGAATTAGTTAATAATAATTGGGAAATTATCACTCCCTTTTCTGGGGAAGGAGTCAATAGTACCCTGACGGCCCGTCGAGATAATTTAGAATTAACTATCACCATAACTGCCACTTCTCCCAATACCGAATATAGCCTCGATTATCGTCCAACAGGAACGCCGATTGCTTCCCCTAGTCCCTCCCCTAGTCCCTCCCCGTTACCCAATCTCAATCCCACCAGTTTTAACGATCTCGAATCCTTACCTAATCCCTTAAAGAGCCACATTCAAGACTTAGCTAGATTGGGAGTATTAACAGGTAATAACAATCAGTTTAACCCTAATGATACAATAACGCGCCGAGAATTTGCGCGCTGGTTGTTACGGGCTAATAATGCGATTTATGCTAATGTGGCGGGTAAACAAATCCGTTTAGCTACTCCCAATAGTTCCCCAGCTTTTAGTGATGTTAAAAATAACGATCCTGATTATATTTATATTCAAGGATTAGCGGAAGCGGGGTTAATTCCCTCTCCTTTAACGGGAGATAGTAGCGCCCTTTTATTCCGTCCCAATGCCCCTTTAACCCGGGAAGATTTAATCGCGTGGAAAGTGCCATTAGATATCAGAAAAGCTTTACCGAGTGCCAATCTTGATACGATTAAAAATACTTGGGGTTTTCAGGATACTAATAAAATTAACCCGCAGCTGGTGCGCGCTCTTTATGCCGATTTTCAAAATGCCGAACAAGCCAATATTCGGCGAGTTTTTGGTTTTACTACCCTATTTCAGCCAAAAAGACCAGTAACTCGCGCTGAAGCTGCCGCTACTTTATGGTATTTTGGTTTTCAAGGTGATGGTGTTTCCGCTGCCGATGCCGTACAAGGTCAAGATACGCAACAGAGTGGGGTTAATTAA
- a CDS encoding NAD(P)/FAD-dependent oxidoreductase, whose amino-acid sequence MDYDVVIIGGGPAGGHCGRLLSEKGYRVLLVEQHSSWQDNNFSSAASPLEILEQFNLPETVVARFWKNIEIVSTSIHRSWSSPQPLGVVFDFAKLREFLAAEVLRWGGEVRLGCRYLKYQQMENKLTVFLKSKGEKIETVTTRLLVDATGYARAVMYKHRREKPDFLKAVGIEYLIAVPELDYQKYQDNLVFFLGHKWSPKGYGWIFPMDNQQLKIGAAWLEGEHPYISEVKPLKSYITQIMQTYMNLSKYDIIDSHGSILEYSLNLQDIYYQEPNIIAIGDAVSTVNFLGGEGIRHGMKGAEIAGEYMEEYLQGKLRSFAAYQQRMQEYFQPKWNLSDRLSRQVYLEYSDARIDQGVSYLKYLSTQDIIDILFYYKFEKYTKGLGGFLLGKLRQWWRKIFPSQKPG is encoded by the coding sequence ATGGATTATGATGTCGTAATTATTGGGGGGGGACCGGCGGGAGGTCACTGTGGGAGATTATTAAGTGAAAAAGGTTATCGTGTGCTTTTAGTGGAACAACATTCTAGTTGGCAAGATAATAACTTTTCTAGTGCCGCTTCTCCCCTAGAAATTTTAGAACAATTCAATCTCCCCGAAACCGTAGTGGCTAGGTTTTGGAAAAATATCGAAATTGTCTCCACTAGCATACATCGTTCTTGGTCATCACCGCAACCTTTAGGGGTAGTTTTTGATTTTGCCAAATTGCGAGAGTTTTTAGCCGCAGAAGTGCTGCGTTGGGGGGGAGAAGTTCGTTTAGGTTGTCGTTATCTGAAATATCAACAGATGGAGAATAAGCTAACTGTTTTCTTGAAATCAAAAGGAGAAAAAATCGAGACAGTTACTACTCGTTTATTGGTTGATGCCACGGGATACGCTAGAGCAGTTATGTATAAACATAGACGAGAAAAACCTGATTTTTTAAAAGCAGTGGGTATTGAATATTTAATTGCTGTGCCAGAATTAGATTATCAAAAGTATCAAGATAATTTAGTATTTTTTCTCGGTCATAAATGGAGTCCTAAAGGTTATGGCTGGATTTTTCCTATGGATAATCAGCAATTAAAAATAGGAGCCGCTTGGTTAGAGGGAGAACATCCTTATATTTCTGAAGTTAAGCCTTTAAAAAGTTATATTACACAAATTATGCAAACCTACATGAATCTCTCTAAATATGATATAATTGACAGTCATGGTTCTATTTTAGAATATTCGCTCAATCTGCAAGATATTTATTATCAAGAACCGAATATTATAGCGATTGGTGACGCGGTTTCTACGGTTAACTTTTTAGGAGGGGAAGGTATTCGCCATGGCATGAAAGGAGCCGAAATTGCTGGTGAATACATGGAAGAATATTTACAGGGAAAATTGAGGAGTTTTGCCGCTTATCAACAGAGGATGCAAGAATATTTTCAACCAAAATGGAATTTATCCGATCGCCTCAGTCGCCAAGTTTATTTAGAATATAGTGATGCGCGTATCGATCAAGGAGTATCCTATCTCAAGTATCTTTCCACACAGGATATAATCGACATTTTATTTTACTACAAATTTGAAAAATACACAAAAGGGTTAGGCGGATTTCTGCTGGGGAAATTACGTCAATGGTGGCGCAAAATTTTCCCTAGTCAAAAACCTGGGTAA
- a CDS encoding glycosyltransferase yields the protein MTFFLLLVTSLSLIIWLYLILARGQFWLSNQTINPVTSPLTNYPKVSAIIPARNEADVLPISLTSLFNQDYQGEFSIILIDDQSSDGTGKVAQEIADKYHKSGQITIIYGQALEIGWTGKLWAMKQGITEATEKFAPDYFLFTDADIAHAPDNLTQLVTKAVQEKQALVSLMVWLRCENFWEKLLIPAFVFFFEKLYPFPLVNNPNSPIAAAAGGCILIRRDILEKIGGIEILKQALIDDCSLAIAVKKYLQNHPKNTERSIWLGLTETSYSLRPYPDLASIWNMVARTAFTQLNYSILWLIGTIFGMFLTYLAAPLGLIGGLILKERLIIIISTVTLLLMALSYSPTLRLYKLSPLRALTLPLIALFYSLMTVDSALRYWRGQGGSWKGRVYPN from the coding sequence ATGACATTTTTCTTATTATTAGTTACTTCCCTATCGCTGATAATTTGGTTATATTTAATCTTAGCTAGGGGACAATTTTGGCTATCTAACCAAACAATTAATCCCGTTACTTCTCCCTTAACAAATTATCCAAAAGTCTCGGCAATTATCCCAGCGAGAAACGAAGCCGACGTTTTACCTATCAGTTTAACCTCCCTCTTTAACCAAGATTATCAAGGAGAATTTTCGATTATTTTAATTGACGATCAAAGCAGTGATGGTACGGGAAAAGTTGCTCAAGAAATTGCCGATAAATACCATAAATCTGGCCAGATAACTATTATTTATGGACAAGCTTTAGAGATAGGATGGACGGGTAAATTATGGGCAATGAAACAGGGAATAACAGAGGCTACCGAGAAATTCGCTCCCGATTATTTTCTCTTCACCGATGCCGATATTGCCCACGCGCCGGATAATTTAACCCAATTAGTCACTAAAGCAGTACAAGAAAAACAAGCTTTAGTTTCCCTGATGGTGTGGCTACGCTGTGAAAATTTTTGGGAAAAATTACTCATTCCTGCCTTTGTTTTTTTCTTCGAGAAACTCTATCCTTTTCCCCTAGTTAATAACCCTAATTCCCCGATAGCTGCCGCCGCTGGGGGTTGCATTTTAATTCGCCGAGATATTCTGGAAAAAATTGGCGGTATTGAGATTCTTAAACAAGCTTTAATTGATGATTGTTCCTTGGCGATTGCGGTTAAAAAATATCTGCAAAATCACCCCAAAAATACCGAGAGATCTATCTGGTTAGGATTAACAGAAACCAGCTATAGTCTCCGTCCCTATCCCGATTTAGCCAGCATTTGGAATATGGTAGCCCGCACCGCCTTTACACAACTAAATTACTCAATACTTTGGTTAATCGGGACAATTTTCGGGATGTTTTTAACCTATTTAGCCGCCCCCTTGGGCTTAATCGGGGGATTGATATTAAAAGAAAGATTAATTATTATAATTAGCACCGTCACCTTACTACTAATGGCCCTCTCCTATAGCCCGACTTTAAGACTATATAAATTATCCCCCCTGCGGGCTTTAACTTTACCCCTAATTGCCCTCTTTTATAGTTTAATGACTGTCGATTCTGCCCTGCGTTATTGGCGCGGCCAAGGGGGAAGTTGGAAAGGGCGAGTTTATCCTAATTAG
- a CDS encoding tetratricopeptide repeat protein, translating into MPKLQLIVSLLIFFVAGSPPAFSQALLPYAIEPELEQMEQAGIEMAEDAIQLARFRRTDAALGRAKLAVQLAPHLYQTWFILGSLYLQDDQVQPGIQALNQSLSLAPADAQANIKFSLGSAYFQNQDYKSAIAQIEAGLQMKPDISPALFDLGNSYLKLAQYPAAIAAYEKAVSQDKNFWPAINNIGLVKYEQGDKEAALKDWRAALKIDPKQAEPQLAIAVAIYSQGKTEEGIKLAQAALTSDSRYVSLEFLGENLWGQRLLQDTEKMFNHPKMKDFIARLPKPTPEPEEEN; encoded by the coding sequence GTGCCAAAACTTCAATTAATCGTTTCTTTGCTCATTTTTTTCGTCGCTGGCAGCCCGCCGGCTTTTTCCCAGGCACTACTCCCCTACGCCATCGAACCGGAGTTAGAACAGATGGAACAAGCGGGAATTGAAATGGCCGAAGATGCCATCCAATTAGCTCGTTTTCGCCGTACCGATGCAGCCCTCGGACGGGCTAAGTTAGCGGTGCAGTTAGCCCCCCATCTCTATCAAACTTGGTTTATTCTCGGTAGTTTATATCTGCAAGACGACCAGGTGCAACCCGGTATCCAGGCATTAAATCAATCTTTGTCCCTTGCTCCCGCCGATGCCCAAGCTAATATTAAATTTTCCCTCGGTAGTGCCTATTTTCAGAATCAGGATTACAAGTCTGCTATTGCCCAGATTGAAGCGGGTTTGCAAATGAAACCCGATATCTCCCCCGCTCTTTTTGATCTCGGTAATTCCTATCTCAAGTTAGCACAATATCCTGCGGCGATAGCAGCTTACGAAAAAGCTGTTAGTCAAGATAAAAACTTTTGGCCCGCTATTAATAATATTGGTTTAGTTAAATACGAACAGGGCGATAAGGAAGCAGCCCTTAAAGATTGGCGCGCCGCTTTGAAAATCGATCCTAAACAGGCGGAACCTCAGTTAGCTATTGCGGTGGCTATTTATAGTCAAGGGAAAACTGAGGAGGGCATCAAATTAGCTCAGGCCGCTCTCACTAGCGATAGTCGTTATGTCAGTCTAGAATTTTTAGGGGAAAATCTCTGGGGTCAACGTCTTCTGCAAGACACGGAGAAAATGTTTAATCATCCTAAAATGAAAGATTTTATCGCTCGTTTACCAAAACCAACCCCAGAACCAGAGGAAGAAAATTAA
- a CDS encoding efflux RND transporter periplasmic adaptor subunit, whose translation MAITVLGKSNRPLFWIFGLMASGFLAVGVVSYRLLQTPPPALELAKMTVPAQRETLAVEIKASGRVEPIQSVNISPKNPGRLVRLLVDQGMIVKRGQTLAVMDNLEVYAQGMQSEAHLREALASLEQAKRSIPEDIRQLQARFYQAQASYKQLEARLAQAKERIPKDLDQLQAQVQAAQSRFRLAENRVKRNENLVREGAIAQDQFDAVLNEYLNAKANLDESIRRLEQADKTASPEVAGIEQEMIGAAAAIAEAKFALEQRQKTQETELARLESSVAAARADLEQIKIQYRDTVITAPFDGIVTQKYATEGSFVTPTTSASSTASATSTSIIALASGLEVIAKVPEVDVGLLQRGQPVRIVADAFPEEVFEGRVILVAPEAIIEDNVTSFEVRIGLVTGRDKLKSKMNVDVTFVGQQLDNALVVPTVAIVTREGKSGVLVADAENKPSFKPVSIGLVLDDKTQILSGLEAGEKVFIDLPEGAEDTSKTNKKSQ comes from the coding sequence ATGGCAATAACCGTGTTGGGAAAATCAAATCGCCCCCTATTTTGGATATTCGGACTCATGGCTAGTGGTTTTTTGGCGGTGGGAGTGGTTTCTTATCGCTTACTGCAAACACCTCCTCCTGCCCTAGAATTGGCGAAAATGACCGTTCCTGCTCAACGAGAAACCCTCGCTGTGGAAATTAAAGCTAGTGGTAGGGTGGAACCAATCCAAAGTGTCAACATTAGCCCGAAAAACCCCGGCCGATTAGTGCGATTATTGGTGGATCAGGGCATGATCGTTAAAAGGGGACAAACCCTCGCGGTCATGGATAATTTAGAGGTGTATGCCCAGGGGATGCAGTCAGAAGCGCATCTGCGGGAAGCTCTAGCCAGTCTGGAACAGGCTAAACGCAGTATTCCCGAAGATATCCGGCAATTACAAGCCCGATTTTATCAAGCACAGGCCAGTTATAAGCAATTAGAAGCCCGTTTAGCTCAGGCCAAAGAAAGAATTCCGAAAGATTTAGACCAGCTGCAAGCTCAGGTACAAGCAGCCCAATCCCGTTTTCGACTAGCAGAAAATCGGGTTAAACGCAATGAAAATTTAGTCCGGGAAGGGGCGATCGCTCAAGACCAATTTGATGCCGTCCTCAATGAATATCTCAACGCTAAAGCCAATTTAGACGAATCGATCCGCCGTTTGGAACAAGCAGATAAAACCGCTTCCCCAGAAGTGGCGGGAATTGAGCAGGAAATGATAGGAGCGGCAGCAGCGATCGCAGAAGCGAAATTTGCCCTCGAACAACGCCAAAAAACCCAAGAAACCGAGCTGGCTCGACTAGAATCATCTGTAGCGGCCGCCAGGGCCGATTTAGAGCAAATCAAGATTCAATACCGCGATACAGTCATTACTGCTCCCTTTGATGGCATCGTCACCCAAAAATACGCCACCGAGGGTTCTTTTGTCACTCCCACCACTTCGGCCTCTAGCACCGCTTCCGCCACTTCCACCTCGATTATCGCCCTGGCATCGGGATTGGAAGTGATTGCTAAAGTGCCGGAAGTAGATGTGGGTTTATTGCAGCGCGGCCAACCCGTGCGAATTGTCGCCGATGCTTTTCCTGAAGAAGTCTTTGAAGGTCGAGTTATTCTCGTGGCTCCTGAAGCAATTATCGAGGATAATGTTACTTCTTTTGAGGTCAGAATCGGTTTGGTGACGGGACGGGACAAACTCAAATCGAAAATGAATGTGGATGTAACTTTTGTCGGCCAGCAGTTAGATAATGCTCTCGTCGTGCCGACTGTTGCCATTGTCACCCGGGAAGGCAAGTCAGGGGTTTTAGTTGCCGATGCCGAAAATAAACCCAGTTTTAA